The Anaeromyxobacter diazotrophicus genome contains the following window.
GCGGTCATCGGCACCCCGCGCACCAAGTACGGCTTCCTCGACGCGTGGCTCGTGCGCGGCACCTACCACGTCGAGGGCGGCACGCTCCGCGACCGGACCGGCACGCTGGTCGCGGGCGGGAACCAGAGCTCCCGCACCTGGGCCGAGTCGATCACGCCGGAGGTGGCGAAGACCATCGCCTCCTACGTCCCGGGCTTCCCCACCAAGCTCGAGGACTTCGGCGACAACGGCTCCGGCCGCTGGGGCATGACCTCCTACGGCGCGAAGAACCGCAAGAGCATGCTCTTCCAGCCGGCCAGCTCGTACTGCGAGGTCTGCCACTCCTTCAAGTTCGACTTCAAGTCGCAGGCCGAGCTGCTGGCCGCGCTGGGCAATCCGGCCGAGCTGCGCAAGCACACCATCAACAAGGGCATCAGCTGCGAGGAGTGCCACGGGGCGGGCGCCCACCTCCTCGGCGCGCGCGGCGTCAGCGAGTCGAACTGCGAGCGCTGCCACCAGCGGTTCGCCTGGTACAAGGACGACGCCGCGAAGGATCCGAAGCGCGGGTTCAACGCCTACTTCAAGAGCCGCTGCCCGTCCTGCGGCACCGAGGGCTCGCAGTCCTACTACACCGCCCACTCCGACAAGGGTATGCGGTGCGGGACCTGCCACGATCCGCACGAGGTCACCGCCAACGACTGGAAGGACCCGTACACGGTCCCGGGCCTCAAGAAGCAGTGCCAGGACTGCCACAAGGACCAGCTGGCGTTCTTCGGCAAGAACGACGTCCACGGCGCGAACCGCTGCACCAGCTGCCACATGCCGGTGATGATGAGCTGCGAGAACTTCGGCACCATCCAGTTCCCGGACCACGGCGGCTTCGACACCCAGCGCACCTCGCACATCTGGAAGATCCTGGTGGATCCGGAGGCGAAGACGCTCAACCCGCCCCCGGGCAAGGCGCGCGACGACAAGACCGTCCCGTGGCGGCTCGCCAAGAAGGACGGCAAGCCGTACCTCGACCTGATGTGGTCCTGCGGTCGCACGAGCTGGGGTGACTCCAGCCTGGCGCAGGCGGGCGGCTGCCACAGCGCCGCCATCTCGAAGCTGCCCCAGGAGCTGCACTTCAAGAGCCAGCGCCAGATCTACGACAAGGTCATGACCTGGCAGCAGCCGGTGAAGGACGGGCTGAAGCAGGCGAAGGGCGAGCTGGCCGCGGCCCGCAAGGCGCTCGGCGCGGCGAAGCAGCCCAAGGCGAAGCTGGCCCAGGTGCAGCTGATGGTGAACCAGGCCCAGGAGATCGTCGACGCGGTCCAGCGCGATGGCTCGTGGGGCGTGCACGCGCCGGCGTACACCCTGCAGCGGGTGAAGGAGGCGCAGCTCCTCGCCGAGGGCGCCCGGGCGACGCTCTCGGGCAAGGAGAAGCTGGCCACGAGGTGAGGCGAGGGCGGTCGCGGGGCGCCGCCGTGCGCCCCGCGACCGCGCCGCCCGGCGCTCAGCGCCCCTTCGGCACGCGCGCCCGCCAGTCCTTCACGCTCGGGCGGTCCCAGACCCGGTGCGCGTAGTCGCGCAGGCGATCCGGCACCGGGTCGCCGTTCGCGACCAGCCGCTGCAGCATGAGGCCGAGGTCGGCGTCGGCGACGCCGAAGTCGCCGAAGAGCCAGGTGGCGCCCGCGGGCAGGAGCGCCTCGGCGGCGCGCACGACGCGCTCGGCGGCGGCGCGGCCCGCGGCGCTGAGCGGCTTCACCGGCTCCTTCATGAACACGCTCGAGGTGGGGCGCTCCTCGCGCAGCGGCATGAGATCGCTGCGGACCCAGGCCTGGACCTGCCGGGCGCGGGCGCGCTCCGCCGGGCGCGCGGGGTACAGGCGCGCGTACCGCGGCGGCGGGAAGACCTCCTCCAGGTACTCGTCGATGGCGGACGACTCCGCCAGCCAGAGCTCGCCGTGCTGGAGCGAGGGCACGCGGCCGGTGATCGAGCGCGCGCCGTAGTCGCCCTGCCGGTGCTCGCCGGCGGACAGGTCGAACGTGCGCACCTCGAACGGCAGCCCCTTCTCGGCGAGCGCCACGAAGCAGGAGAACACGTACGGGCTGTAGTAGTTCTTCTCGCCCCACAGGATCAGCTTCTCTTCCGCCATTGGGTGCTCCTCCGAGGCCGCGCTAGAAGCCGCGGCCGATGATGGTCTTCACGATGAGCTGCTGGTCGGCGCCGCGCCCGAGGCCGCCGCCGACCGCCAGGTTGATCTCCCACGGCGAGCTGGGCCGGCCGTGCGCCTCCACCAGGTCCACCACGCCGAAGAGGTAATGCGCCTGCTCGCGCAGCGGCAGGAGGGCGTCCACGAACCCGAGCTCGGCGTAGTACTCGACCCCCACCGCGAAGCCGAGCTGGGAGTTCACGGCCACCTTCGCGGCCGGCTCCAGCGCCACCCGGAACGCGTCCTTCCCCGACAGCGCGTAGCCGATGATGGGGTTGAGGTCGACGAGCAGCCACCGCCCCTCCCAGCCGACGAACGGCCGGAGCTCGTTCGCCCACTGGTCCTGCTCGACCTCGGCCGGCACCCGCCCGACCTCGACGTTCACGCCCAGGAACGAGCCCTCGCCGAACGGGCGCGGCGCGAGGAACTTGGCCCGCAGCTTCGACCCGGCGTAGCGCACGCCGCGGCCGGGCGCGTCCAGGAGCTGGAGGTAGGCGCCGAGCTCGAGCCAGGGGGTGACGCCCAGCGCCGGCTCCAGCGTCATCCGGGCGCTGTGCCAGGGCGGGATCTCGCCCGGAAACCCGGGCTGCCGCGCGCCGCGCGCCGTGTAGTTCGTGTGCAGCTCCAGGCCGAGGTGGCCAGGCTCCTGGAGGTCGCCCTGGTAGACCTGGATCTCGTAGCGGTCGAAGGCGGCGGCCGGCAGGGCGAGGAGCGCCAGCAGGGCGGCGGTCAGGGGTCGCGCGCGCATGCTCCTCCGCCCCGCCGGCGATCCGTCACTTCTTGATGTCGAGGAGCTCGACCTCGAAGACGAGCGTCGCGCCGCCCGGGATGGTCGGCGGCCGGCCCTCGTCGCCGTACGCGATCGCCGACGGGCACACGAGCTTCGCCTTGCCGCCCACCTTCATCTTGCCCACGCCCTCGGTCCAGCACTTGATGACCTGGTTGAGGGGGAACTCGGCCGGCTGCCCGCGCTTCACGGAGCTGTCGAAGACCTTCCCGTCGGTGAGGGTGCCGGTGTAGTGCACCTTCACGGTGTCGGTCGGCTTGGGCTGCGCGCCCTTGCCCTCGTGGATGGGCACGTAGACGAGGCCGGAGGGGCTCTTCTGCGCGCCCTTCTCCTTGGCGGCCTGGTCCAGGAACGCCTTCGACTTCTCCTTCTGCTTCTCGGCGGTGATCTTCATGCGCGCCTGGGCGAGCTGGTTGATCTTCGGCTGGTACGCCTCGGGCTCGACCGCCAGCTTCTTCCCGGCGGCGTTGTCGTCGAGGCCCTGCTTCACCATCGCGAACTCGGCCGGCGACAGCCCGAAGACGTCGAGCTGCTTCCCGATCAGGACGCCGATCGCGTAGAGCGTCTTCTGATCTTCGGACTGGGGCGACTGCGCGCTCGCGCCGGTGGCGAGCGTGAGCGCCAGGGCGGAGAGGAGGAGCCTGCGCATCGGGGATCCTTTCGGGGTCGTCCGGCCGTCCGGCCCGACCACACGGAGAGTAGAAATGGCGGCGGCTCATCATGGCCCGCCGCCGCCGCCGCCGCAACGAAATCGCGCCCGCGCGGGCGGGCGCGCGGGCCGCAGGCGCGGGGCGCCTCACTCCTCCAGCGTCGAGACGTCCCCCTCGGGCAGCCCCTGGGCCCGCGCCTTCAGCACGCGCCGCATGATCTTCCCGGAGCGGGTCTTGGGGAGCGCGTCGACGAAGGTGACCTTCTCCGGCCGGACGATGGGGCCGAGGTGCGTCGCGACGTGCTGCTTCACCTCGTCCTCCAGCTCCGGCGACGGCTTGAAGCCCTGTCGCAGCAGGCAGTAGCAGTGGATGGCCTGCCCCTTCACCTCGTGCGGGAGCCCGATCACCGCCGCCTCGGCCACCGCGGGGTGCGACACCAGCGCGCTCTCGATCTCGGCCGTTCCGAGGCGGTAGCCCGAGACCTTGATCACGTCGTCGGTGCGCCCGATGACCCAGAAGTACCCGTCCTTGTCGCGCTTGGCCGCGTCACCTGCGGTGTACTTGCCCGGGTACTTCGACCAGTACTGCTTCGCCATCCGCTCCGGGTCCTTGTAGATGGTCGACATCATCGCCGGCCACGGGCGCTTGAGGACGAGGTAGCCCTCCTCGCCGTCGGGCACCGGCTTGCCCGCGTCGTCGAGGATCTCCGCCTCCTGCCCGAAGAACGGGCGCGTCGCGGAGCCGGGCTTGAGGGGCATGGTGGGGACGGGCGTGATCATGAACATGCCGGTCTCGGTCTGCCACCAGGTGTCCATGATCGGGCAGCGGCCCTTGCCGATGACGCGGTGGTACCACTTCCACGCCTCGGGGTTGATGGGCTCGCCGACCGAGCCGAGCAGCCGCAGGGTGGAGAGGTCGTGGCGGTTGGGCCAGCTCTCGCCGAA
Protein-coding sequences here:
- a CDS encoding FKBP-type peptidyl-prolyl cis-trans isomerase; translation: MRRLLLSALALTLATGASAQSPQSEDQKTLYAIGVLIGKQLDVFGLSPAEFAMVKQGLDDNAAGKKLAVEPEAYQPKINQLAQARMKITAEKQKEKSKAFLDQAAKEKGAQKSPSGLVYVPIHEGKGAQPKPTDTVKVHYTGTLTDGKVFDSSVKRGQPAEFPLNQVIKCWTEGVGKMKVGGKAKLVCPSAIAYGDEGRPPTIPGGATLVFEVELLDIKK
- a CDS encoding cytochrome c3 family protein, coding for MRHEVTNALRGALAVVVVLGASSALASAAKPGPRQDVPAAAEMPEPRTLEGYVEQEKEFHAFLKKNHPLFKYEQEGRLVGKYQISDREEEFVEFGGGKEYEKENNRQASITYRLGQESILDLPNRFVGSKKCGECHPVQYEKWLRSRHNLVVRFPDEVTEAPDLTKNLYGQASVLPDGITPDMVYAVIGTPRTKYGFLDAWLVRGTYHVEGGTLRDRTGTLVAGGNQSSRTWAESITPEVAKTIASYVPGFPTKLEDFGDNGSGRWGMTSYGAKNRKSMLFQPASSYCEVCHSFKFDFKSQAELLAALGNPAELRKHTINKGISCEECHGAGAHLLGARGVSESNCERCHQRFAWYKDDAAKDPKRGFNAYFKSRCPSCGTEGSQSYYTAHSDKGMRCGTCHDPHEVTANDWKDPYTVPGLKKQCQDCHKDQLAFFGKNDVHGANRCTSCHMPVMMSCENFGTIQFPDHGGFDTQRTSHIWKILVDPEAKTLNPPPGKARDDKTVPWRLAKKDGKPYLDLMWSCGRTSWGDSSLAQAGGCHSAAISKLPQELHFKSQRQIYDKVMTWQQPVKDGLKQAKGELAAARKALGAAKQPKAKLAQVQLMVNQAQEIVDAVQRDGSWGVHAPAYTLQRVKEAQLLAEGARATLSGKEKLATR
- the yfcF gene encoding glutathione transferase, which gives rise to MAEEKLILWGEKNYYSPYVFSCFVALAEKGLPFEVRTFDLSAGEHRQGDYGARSITGRVPSLQHGELWLAESSAIDEYLEEVFPPPRYARLYPARPAERARARQVQAWVRSDLMPLREERPTSSVFMKEPVKPLSAAGRAAAERVVRAAEALLPAGATWLFGDFGVADADLGLMLQRLVANGDPVPDRLRDYAHRVWDRPSVKDWRARVPKGR